In a single window of the Bos taurus isolate L1 Dominette 01449 registration number 42190680 breed Hereford chromosome 23, ARS-UCD2.0, whole genome shotgun sequence genome:
- the VARS1 gene encoding valine--tRNA ligase isoform X4, whose protein sequence is MSILYVSPHPDAFPSLRALIAARYGEAGEGPGWGGAHPRVCLQPPPASRTPFPPPRLPALEQGPGGLWVWGATAVSQLLWPAGLGGPGGSRAAVLVQQWVSYADTELIPAACGATLPALGLRSSAQDPQAALAALGRALSPLEEWLRLHTYLAGEAPTLADLAAVTALLLPFRYVLDPSARRIWGNVTRWFITCVQQPEFRAVLGEVVLYSGARSLSQQPGSEVPAPPKTAAQLKKEAKKREKLEKFQQKQKVQQQQPPPGEKKPKPEKREKRDPGVITYDLPTPPGEKKDVSGTMPDSYSPQYVEAAWYPWWEQQGFFRPEYGRSSVSAPNPRGIFMMCIPPPNVTGSLHLGHALTNAIQDSLTRWHRMRGETTLWNPGCDHAGIATQVVVEKKLWREQGLSRHQLGREAFLQEVWKWKEEKGDRIYHQLKKLGSSLDWNRACFTMDPKLSAAVTEAFVRLHEEGIIYRSTRLVNWSCTLNSAISDIEVDKKELTGRTLLSVPGYKEKVEFGVLVSFAYKVQGSDSNDEVVVATTRIETMLGDVAVAVHPKDPRYQHLKGKSVIHPFVSRSLPIVFDDFVDMEFGTGAVKITPAHDQNDYEVGQRHGLEAVSIMDARGALVNVPPPFLGLPRFEARKAVLAALKEQGLFRGIEDNPMVVPLCNRSKDVVEPLLRPQWYVRCGEMAQAASAAVTRGDLRILPEAHQRTWHAWMDNIRDWCISRQLWWGHRIPAYFITVNDPAVPPGEDPDGRYWVSGRTEAEAREKAAKEFCVSPDKISLQQDEDVLDTWFSSGLFPFSILGWPNQSEDLSVFYPGTLLETGHDILFFWVARMVMLGLKLTGKLPFKEVYLHAIVRDAHGRKMSKSLGNVIDPLDVIHGVTLQGLHDQLLNSNLDPSEVEKAKEGQKADFPTGIPECGTDALRFGLCAYTSQGRDINLDVNRILGYRHFCNKLWNATKFALRGLGKGFVPSPTSEPGGRESLVDRWIRSRLTEAVRLSNQGFQAYDFPAVTTAQYSFWLYELCDVYLECLKPVLNGVDQVAAECARQTLYTCLDVGLRLLSPFMPFVTEELFQRLPRRTPQAPPSLCVTAYPEPSECSWKDPEAEAAFELALSITRAVRSLRADYNLTRIRPDCFLEVADEATGALASAVSGYVQTLASAGIVAVLALGASAPQGCAVALASDRCSVHLQLQGLVDPARELGKLQTKRDEAQRQAQRLRERRAASGYTVKVPLKVQEADEAKLQQTEAELRKVDEAIALFQKML, encoded by the exons ATGTCCATTCTGTACGTCTCTCCTCACCCCGATGCCTTCCCCAGCCTCCGAGCCCTCATAGCTGCTCGCTACGGGGAAGCTGGGGAGGGTCCGGGATGGGGAGGAGCCCACCCCCGCGTCTGTCTCCAGCCGCCCCCCGCCAGCAGGACTCCTTTTCCTCCACCCCGTCTGCCAGCCCTGGAACAGGGTCCCGGTGGGCTCTGGGTGTGGGGGGCCACGGCTGTGTCCCAGCTGCTGTGGCCAGCAGGCCTGGGGGGTCCCGGGGGTAGTCGGGCAGCCGTCCTGGTCCAACAGTGGGTCAGTTACGCTGACACCGAGCTAATACCAGCTGCCTGTGGGGCTACGCTGCCGGCCTTGGGACTCCGAAGCTCGGCCCAAGACCCTCAG GCTGCACTGGCGGCCCTGGGCAGAGCCCTGAGTCCCTTGGAAGAATGGCTTCGACTGCATACCTACCTGGCCGGGGAGGCCCCAACTCTGGCTGACCTGGCAGCTGTCACAGCCTTGCTGCTGCCTTTCCGTTAT GTCCTGGACCCCTCTGCCCGCCGGATCTGGGGTAATGTGACTCGCTGGTTTATCACATGTGTTCAGCAGCCAGAATTCCGGGCCGTACTGGGAGAAGTGGTTCTGTATTCAGGGGCCAGGTCTCTCTCCCAACAGCCAG GCTCTGAGGTCCCTGCACCCCCCAAAACGGCTGCTCAACTCAAGAAAGAGGCAAAGAAACGGGAAAAACTAGAGAAATTCCAGCAGAAGCAGAAAGTCCAACAGCAGCAGCCACCCCCTGGGGAG AAGAAACCAAAaccagagaagagggagaaacgGGATCCTGGGGTCATTACCTACGATCTCCCGACCCCACCTGGGGAAAAGAAAG ATGTCAGTGGCACCATGCCTGACTCCTACAGCCCTCAGTACGTGGAGGCTGCCTGGTACCCTTGGTGGGAGCAGCAGGGCTTCTTCAGGCCTGAGTATGGG cGTTCCAGCGTGTCAGCACCAAACCCCCGGGGCATCTTCATGATGTGCATCCCACCCCCCAACGTGACAGGCTCCCTGCACCTGGGCCATGCGCTCACCAACGCCATCCAGGACTCCCTGACCCGCTG GCACCGCATGCGCGGAGAGACCACCCTGTGGAACCCTGGCTGTGACCACGCGGGCATTGCCACCcaggtggtggtggagaagaaaCTCTGGCGCGAGCAGGGGCTGAGTCGGCACCAGCTGGGGCGAGAGGCTTTCCTGCAGGAGGTCTGGAAGTGGAAGGAGGA GAAAGGTGACCGGATTTACCACCAGCTGAAGAAGCTTGGCAGCTCCTTGGACTGGAATCGAGCCTGTTTCACCATGGATCCT AAACTGTCAGCAGCCGTGACGGAGGCCTTTGTACGGCTCCACGAGGAGGGAATCATTTACCGCAGCACCCGCCTTGTCAACTGGTCCTGCACCCTCAACTCTGCCATCTCCGACATCGAG GTGGATAAGAAGGAGCTGACAGGTCGCACACTGCTCTCCGTGCCTGGCTACAAAGAGAAGGTGGAGTTTGGggtccttgtctcctttgcttaCAAGGTCCAAGGCTCAG ACAGCAACGACGAGGTGGTAGTGGCAACCACTCGGATCGAGACGATGCTGGGAGATGTGGCCGTAGCTGTGCATCCCAAAGACCCCAGATACCAG CACCTGAAGGGCAAGAGCGTGATCCACCCATTTGTGTCTCGGAGCCTCCCCATCGTCTTTGATGACTTTGTGGACATGGAGTTCGGCACAG GTGCGGTGAAGATCACCCCCGCCCACGACCAGAATGACTATGAGGTTGGGCAGCGGCACGGGCTGGAGGCTGTCAGCATTATGGACGCCCGCGGGGCCCTCGTCAACGTGCCCCCACCTTTCCTG GGCCTGCCCAGGTTTGAGGCCAGAAAGGCGGTGCTGGCAGCGCTCAAGGAGCAGGGGCTGTTCCGCGGCATTGAGGACAACCCCATGGTGGTGCCACTTTGCAA CCGCTCCAAGGACGTGGTGGAGCCTCTGCTGCGGCCGCAGTGGTACGTGCGCTGTGGGGAGATGGCTCAGGCCGCCAGCGCTGCCGTGACACGGGGTGACCTCCGCATCCTCCCGGAGGCCCATCAGCGGACGTGGCACGCCTGGATGGACAACATCCG GGACTGGTGTATCTCCCGGCAGCTGTGGTGGGGTCATCGCATCCCAGCCTACTTCATCACTGTCAATGACCCCGCCGTGCCCCCAGGGGAG GACCCTGACGGGCGGTACTGGGTGAGCGGGCGCACTGAGGCCGAGGCCCGGGAGAAGGCAGCCAAGGAGTTCTGCGTGTCCCCTGACAAGATCAGTCTCCAGCAAG ATGAAGATGTACTGGACACCTGGTTCTCCTCTGGCCTCTTCCCCTTCTCCATCCTAGGCTGGCCCAACCAG TCAGAAGATCTGAGTGTGTTCTACCCGGGGACGCTGCTGGAGACAGGCCATGACATCCTCTTCTTCTGGGTGGCCAGGATGGTCATGCTTGGCCTCAAGCTCACTGGCAAGCTGCCCTTCAAAGAG GTCTACCTCCATGCCATCGTGCGGGACGCCCACGGCCGGAAGATGAGCAAGTCTCTAGGCAATGTCATTGACCCCCTGGACGTTATCCATGGGGTCACCCTGCAG GGTCTCCACGACCAGTTACTGAATAGCAACCTGGATCCCAGCGAGGTGGAGAAGGCAAAAGAGGGGCAG AAGGCAGATTTCCCGACGGGGATCCCCGAGTGTGGCACCGATGCGCTCCGGTTTGGACTATGCGCCTACACGTCCCAGG GCCGTGACATCAACCTGGATGTGAACCGGATATTGGGGTACCGCCATTTCTGCAACAAGCTCTGGAACGCCACCAAGTTTGCCCTCCGTGGCCTTGGGAAGGGTTTCGTGCCCTCACCCACGTCTGAG CCTGGAGGCCGCGAGAGTCTGGTGGACCGCTGGATCCGCAGCCGGCTGACCGAAGCTGTGAGGCTCAGTAACCAAGGTTTCCAGGCCTACGACTTCCCGGCTGTCACCACCGCCCAGTACAGCTTCTGGCTCTATGAGCTCTGTGATGTCTACCTG GAGTGCCTTAAGCCTGTGCTGAATGGGGTGGACCAGGTAGCAGCCGAGTGCGCCCGCCAGACCCTCTACACCTGCCTGGACGTGGGCCTGCGGCTACTCTCACCTTTCATGCCCTTCGTGACTGAGGAGCTGTTCCAGCGGCTGCCCCGGCGGACACCACAAGCTCCCCCTAGCCTCTGCGTCACTGCCTACCCAGAGCCCTCAGAG TGCTCCTGGAAGGACCCTGAGGCAGAAGCTGCCTTCGAGCTGGCCCTGAGCATCACTCGAGCCGTGCGCTCCCTGCGTGCCGACTACAACCTTACCCGGATCCGGCCTGACT GTTTCCTGGAAGTGGCTGACGAGGCCACAGGTGCCCTGGCATCAGCGGTGTCGGGCTACGTGCAGACACTGGCCAGCGCGGGGATTGTGGCCGTCCTGGCGCTGGGGGCTTCTGCACCCCAGGGCTGCGCTGTGGCCCTGGCCTCTGACCGCTGCTCCGTCCACCTGCAGCTGCAGGGGCTAGTAGACCCAGCCCGGGAGCTGGGCAAACTGCAGACCAAGCGTGACGAGGCGCAGCGGCAGGCCCAGCGTCTGCGGGAGCGCCGTGCCGCCTCAGGCTACACTGTCAAGGTGCCCCTCAAAGTCCAGGAGGCAGATGAAGCCAAG
- the VARS1 gene encoding valine--tRNA ligase isoform X3, whose product MSILYVSPHPDAFPSLRALIAARYGEAGEGPGWGGAHPRVCLQPPPASRTPFPPPRLPALEQGPGGLWVWGATAVSQLLWPAGLGGPGGSRAAVLVQQWVSYADTELIPAACGATLPALGLRSSAQDPQAALAALGRALSPLEEWLRLHTYLAGEAPTLADLAAVTALLLPFRYVLDPSARRIWGNVTRWFITCVQQPEFRAVLGEVVLYSGARSLSQQPGSEVPAPPKTAAQLKKEAKKREKLEKFQQKQKVQQQQPPPGEQKKPKPEKREKRDPGVITYDLPTPPGEKKDVSGTMPDSYSPQYVEAAWYPWWEQQGFFRPEYGRSSVSAPNPRGIFMMCIPPPNVTGSLHLGHALTNAIQDSLTRWHRMRGETTLWNPGCDHAGIATQVVVEKKLWREQGLSRHQLGREAFLQEVWKWKEEKGDRIYHQLKKLGSSLDWNRACFTMDPKLSAAVTEAFVRLHEEGIIYRSTRLVNWSCTLNSAISDIEVDKKELTGRTLLSVPGYKEKVEFGVLVSFAYKVQGSDSNDEVVVATTRIETMLGDVAVAVHPKDPRYQHLKGKSVIHPFVSRSLPIVFDDFVDMEFGTGAVKITPAHDQNDYEVGQRHGLEAVSIMDARGALVNVPPPFLGLPRFEARKAVLAALKEQGLFRGIEDNPMVVPLCNRSKDVVEPLLRPQWYVRCGEMAQAASAAVTRGDLRILPEAHQRTWHAWMDNIRDWCISRQLWWGHRIPAYFITVNDPAVPPGEDPDGRYWVSGRTEAEAREKAAKEFCVSPDKISLQQDEDVLDTWFSSGLFPFSILGWPNQSEDLSVFYPGTLLETGHDILFFWVARMVMLGLKLTGKLPFKEVYLHAIVRDAHGRKMSKSLGNVIDPLDVIHGVTLQGLHDQLLNSNLDPSEVEKAKEGQKADFPTGIPECGTDALRFGLCAYTSQGRDINLDVNRILGYRHFCNKLWNATKFALRGLGKGFVPSPTSEPGGRESLVDRWIRSRLTEAVRLSNQGFQAYDFPAVTTAQYSFWLYELCDVYLECLKPVLNGVDQVAAECARQTLYTCLDVGLRLLSPFMPFVTEELFQRLPRRTPQAPPSLCVTAYPEPSECSWKDPEAEAAFELALSITRAVRSLRADYNLTRIRPDCFLEVADEATGALASAVSGYVQTLASAGIVAVLALGASAPQGCAVALASDRCSVHLQLQGLVDPARELGKLQTKRDEAQRQAQRLRERRAASGYTVKVPLKVQEADEAKLQQTEAELRKVDEAIALFQKML is encoded by the exons ATGTCCATTCTGTACGTCTCTCCTCACCCCGATGCCTTCCCCAGCCTCCGAGCCCTCATAGCTGCTCGCTACGGGGAAGCTGGGGAGGGTCCGGGATGGGGAGGAGCCCACCCCCGCGTCTGTCTCCAGCCGCCCCCCGCCAGCAGGACTCCTTTTCCTCCACCCCGTCTGCCAGCCCTGGAACAGGGTCCCGGTGGGCTCTGGGTGTGGGGGGCCACGGCTGTGTCCCAGCTGCTGTGGCCAGCAGGCCTGGGGGGTCCCGGGGGTAGTCGGGCAGCCGTCCTGGTCCAACAGTGGGTCAGTTACGCTGACACCGAGCTAATACCAGCTGCCTGTGGGGCTACGCTGCCGGCCTTGGGACTCCGAAGCTCGGCCCAAGACCCTCAG GCTGCACTGGCGGCCCTGGGCAGAGCCCTGAGTCCCTTGGAAGAATGGCTTCGACTGCATACCTACCTGGCCGGGGAGGCCCCAACTCTGGCTGACCTGGCAGCTGTCACAGCCTTGCTGCTGCCTTTCCGTTAT GTCCTGGACCCCTCTGCCCGCCGGATCTGGGGTAATGTGACTCGCTGGTTTATCACATGTGTTCAGCAGCCAGAATTCCGGGCCGTACTGGGAGAAGTGGTTCTGTATTCAGGGGCCAGGTCTCTCTCCCAACAGCCAG GCTCTGAGGTCCCTGCACCCCCCAAAACGGCTGCTCAACTCAAGAAAGAGGCAAAGAAACGGGAAAAACTAGAGAAATTCCAGCAGAAGCAGAAAGTCCAACAGCAGCAGCCACCCCCTGGGGAG CAGAAGAAACCAAAaccagagaagagggagaaacgGGATCCTGGGGTCATTACCTACGATCTCCCGACCCCACCTGGGGAAAAGAAAG ATGTCAGTGGCACCATGCCTGACTCCTACAGCCCTCAGTACGTGGAGGCTGCCTGGTACCCTTGGTGGGAGCAGCAGGGCTTCTTCAGGCCTGAGTATGGG cGTTCCAGCGTGTCAGCACCAAACCCCCGGGGCATCTTCATGATGTGCATCCCACCCCCCAACGTGACAGGCTCCCTGCACCTGGGCCATGCGCTCACCAACGCCATCCAGGACTCCCTGACCCGCTG GCACCGCATGCGCGGAGAGACCACCCTGTGGAACCCTGGCTGTGACCACGCGGGCATTGCCACCcaggtggtggtggagaagaaaCTCTGGCGCGAGCAGGGGCTGAGTCGGCACCAGCTGGGGCGAGAGGCTTTCCTGCAGGAGGTCTGGAAGTGGAAGGAGGA GAAAGGTGACCGGATTTACCACCAGCTGAAGAAGCTTGGCAGCTCCTTGGACTGGAATCGAGCCTGTTTCACCATGGATCCT AAACTGTCAGCAGCCGTGACGGAGGCCTTTGTACGGCTCCACGAGGAGGGAATCATTTACCGCAGCACCCGCCTTGTCAACTGGTCCTGCACCCTCAACTCTGCCATCTCCGACATCGAG GTGGATAAGAAGGAGCTGACAGGTCGCACACTGCTCTCCGTGCCTGGCTACAAAGAGAAGGTGGAGTTTGGggtccttgtctcctttgcttaCAAGGTCCAAGGCTCAG ACAGCAACGACGAGGTGGTAGTGGCAACCACTCGGATCGAGACGATGCTGGGAGATGTGGCCGTAGCTGTGCATCCCAAAGACCCCAGATACCAG CACCTGAAGGGCAAGAGCGTGATCCACCCATTTGTGTCTCGGAGCCTCCCCATCGTCTTTGATGACTTTGTGGACATGGAGTTCGGCACAG GTGCGGTGAAGATCACCCCCGCCCACGACCAGAATGACTATGAGGTTGGGCAGCGGCACGGGCTGGAGGCTGTCAGCATTATGGACGCCCGCGGGGCCCTCGTCAACGTGCCCCCACCTTTCCTG GGCCTGCCCAGGTTTGAGGCCAGAAAGGCGGTGCTGGCAGCGCTCAAGGAGCAGGGGCTGTTCCGCGGCATTGAGGACAACCCCATGGTGGTGCCACTTTGCAA CCGCTCCAAGGACGTGGTGGAGCCTCTGCTGCGGCCGCAGTGGTACGTGCGCTGTGGGGAGATGGCTCAGGCCGCCAGCGCTGCCGTGACACGGGGTGACCTCCGCATCCTCCCGGAGGCCCATCAGCGGACGTGGCACGCCTGGATGGACAACATCCG GGACTGGTGTATCTCCCGGCAGCTGTGGTGGGGTCATCGCATCCCAGCCTACTTCATCACTGTCAATGACCCCGCCGTGCCCCCAGGGGAG GACCCTGACGGGCGGTACTGGGTGAGCGGGCGCACTGAGGCCGAGGCCCGGGAGAAGGCAGCCAAGGAGTTCTGCGTGTCCCCTGACAAGATCAGTCTCCAGCAAG ATGAAGATGTACTGGACACCTGGTTCTCCTCTGGCCTCTTCCCCTTCTCCATCCTAGGCTGGCCCAACCAG TCAGAAGATCTGAGTGTGTTCTACCCGGGGACGCTGCTGGAGACAGGCCATGACATCCTCTTCTTCTGGGTGGCCAGGATGGTCATGCTTGGCCTCAAGCTCACTGGCAAGCTGCCCTTCAAAGAG GTCTACCTCCATGCCATCGTGCGGGACGCCCACGGCCGGAAGATGAGCAAGTCTCTAGGCAATGTCATTGACCCCCTGGACGTTATCCATGGGGTCACCCTGCAG GGTCTCCACGACCAGTTACTGAATAGCAACCTGGATCCCAGCGAGGTGGAGAAGGCAAAAGAGGGGCAG AAGGCAGATTTCCCGACGGGGATCCCCGAGTGTGGCACCGATGCGCTCCGGTTTGGACTATGCGCCTACACGTCCCAGG GCCGTGACATCAACCTGGATGTGAACCGGATATTGGGGTACCGCCATTTCTGCAACAAGCTCTGGAACGCCACCAAGTTTGCCCTCCGTGGCCTTGGGAAGGGTTTCGTGCCCTCACCCACGTCTGAG CCTGGAGGCCGCGAGAGTCTGGTGGACCGCTGGATCCGCAGCCGGCTGACCGAAGCTGTGAGGCTCAGTAACCAAGGTTTCCAGGCCTACGACTTCCCGGCTGTCACCACCGCCCAGTACAGCTTCTGGCTCTATGAGCTCTGTGATGTCTACCTG GAGTGCCTTAAGCCTGTGCTGAATGGGGTGGACCAGGTAGCAGCCGAGTGCGCCCGCCAGACCCTCTACACCTGCCTGGACGTGGGCCTGCGGCTACTCTCACCTTTCATGCCCTTCGTGACTGAGGAGCTGTTCCAGCGGCTGCCCCGGCGGACACCACAAGCTCCCCCTAGCCTCTGCGTCACTGCCTACCCAGAGCCCTCAGAG TGCTCCTGGAAGGACCCTGAGGCAGAAGCTGCCTTCGAGCTGGCCCTGAGCATCACTCGAGCCGTGCGCTCCCTGCGTGCCGACTACAACCTTACCCGGATCCGGCCTGACT GTTTCCTGGAAGTGGCTGACGAGGCCACAGGTGCCCTGGCATCAGCGGTGTCGGGCTACGTGCAGACACTGGCCAGCGCGGGGATTGTGGCCGTCCTGGCGCTGGGGGCTTCTGCACCCCAGGGCTGCGCTGTGGCCCTGGCCTCTGACCGCTGCTCCGTCCACCTGCAGCTGCAGGGGCTAGTAGACCCAGCCCGGGAGCTGGGCAAACTGCAGACCAAGCGTGACGAGGCGCAGCGGCAGGCCCAGCGTCTGCGGGAGCGCCGTGCCGCCTCAGGCTACACTGTCAAGGTGCCCCTCAAAGTCCAGGAGGCAGATGAAGCCAAG